The Mytilus trossulus isolate FHL-02 chromosome 3, PNRI_Mtr1.1.1.hap1, whole genome shotgun sequence genome contains a region encoding:
- the LOC134709318 gene encoding uncharacterized protein LOC134709318, with amino-acid sequence MLNMYIKVKSELITPLTVDTEYEYDLDMTMFPGINDPIARLQPTLLIHSRGGCVCKQDSYAELQELIESCTDLECNESDSFIDEFLDDSDEENSVYSSTPSNTDDDFSNCSTTLSIDDEYLYNGIASITDLFTPDITTSLRNAEKQTPERTTLSHAIQKRGTKRRLFSDEENNPPAKRKQAFTCDDRDLFSVLDGLFNHNQ; translated from the exons ATGctcaacatgtatataaaagttaaaagcGAGTTAATAACACCTCTTacagttgatacggaatatgaATACGATTTGGATATGACAATGTTTCCGGGAATAAATGATCCTATAGCCAGACTTCAACCAACATTACTGATACACTCAAGAGGCGGTTGTGTCTGTAAACAAGATTCATATGCTGAATTGCAAGAATTAATAG aATCATGTACAGACTTAGAGTGCAACGAATCAGACAGTTTCATAGATGAATTTCTTGATGATAGCGATGAAGAAAACTCAGTTTACTCCTCGACACCATCAAACACAGATGATGATTTTTCAAACTGTTCTACTACTCTTAGTATCGATGATGAATACCTATATAACGGAATAGCATCGATCACAGACCTATTTACACCCGATATCACCACATCGTTACGAAATGCTGAAAAACAGACACCGGAGCGGACAACCTTGTCTCACGCCATTCAGAAGAGAGGTACAAAGCGCAGACTGTTCTCGGATGAAGAAAACAATCCTCCAGCTAAACGGAAGCAAGCATTTACATGTGATGATAGAGATCTGTTTTCAGTGCTAGATGGATTATTTAACCACAATCAATGA
- the LOC134710970 gene encoding probable inactive tRNA-specific adenosine deaminase-like protein 3 isoform X1 — protein MENASNCCDNDISSSCSKKQFTGEPTLIIKQPEAVLDDVYYRSLELVDIFVCTIKDKKKTSEIVKNICKHLPLDKLSHLKRVRSNTNQANELQIIVAENYKEDFLTNTWLDLCENNPVYCHVSKPYMVKVPKLPPLTRQQYNNAVQYWPCSFHEDKRFIFVYRITRLLNRSFFSAEEVRHIYKNMEEAISVAKSSLYKVHIGAVIVDPKSDTIIAKSCDLRQGKHPLQHAVMVEIDQVATVQGGGMWRLSDKCLSNSVQKHSCGIEKGDKTGPYLCTGYDLYVTTEPCIMCAMALVHSRISRVFYGSSHPEGALGSKYKLHVQPGINHHYEVFCGVLKDKCDKLMIDTT, from the exons ATGGAAAATGCGAGCAATTGCTGTGATAATGATATCAGTTCCAGCTGCTCAAAAAAACAGTTCACTGGAGAACCAACTTTGATAATAAAACAACCTGAAGCAGTTTTAGATGATGTTTATTATCGTTCACTTGAGTTAG ttgacatatttgtgtgtacaataaaagacaaaaagaagaccTCAGAAATAGTGAA aaacatttgtaaacatttaccTTTGGACAAGTTATCTCACCTGAAAAGAGTCAGATCAAATACAAATCAAG CCAATGAATTGCAGATAATTGTTGCTGAGAATTATAAAGAAGATTTCTTAACTAATACCTGGTTAGATTTGTGTGAAAATAATCCAGTCTATTGTCATGTTAGTAAACCATACATGGTAAAAGTACCCAAATTACCTCCCTTGACCAGACAACAGTATAACAATGCAGTACAATATTGGCCATGTAGTTTCCATGAAGATAAAAG GTTTATCTTTGTTTACAGGATAACTAGACTTTTGAACAGAAGTTTTTTCAGTGCAGAAGAAGTCAGGCATATCTATAAGAACATGGAAGAAGCCATTTCTGTTGCCAAGTCTTCATTATACAAG gtacATATAGGAGCTGTGATAGTAGATCCTAAATCTGACACAATCATAGCAAAGTCATGTGACCTACGACAAGGAAAACATCCTCTCCAACATGCTGTAATGGTGGAAATAGATCAGGTGGCCACAGTACAAGGTGGTGGAATGTGGCGATTATCAg ATAAATGTTTGAGCAATTCTGTACAAAAACATTCCTGTGGTATAGAGAAGGGAGACAAAACAGGCCCCTATTTATGTACTGGTTATGATTTGTATGTCACTACAGAACCATGCATTAT gtgTGCAATGGCTTTAGTACATTCCAGAATATCAAGGGTTTTCTATGGAAGCTCACATCCAGAGGGTGCTTTAGGATCTAAATATAAACTTCATGTACAGCCAGGTATCAATCATCACTATGAAGTATTCTGTGGTGTCCTCAAGGACAAGTGCGACAAACTGATGATTGACACAACTTGA
- the LOC134710970 gene encoding probable inactive tRNA-specific adenosine deaminase-like protein 3 isoform X2 — MENASNCCDNDISSSCSKKQFTGEPTLIIKQPEAVLDDVYYRSLELVDIFVCTIKDKKKTSEIVKNICKHLPLDKLSHLKRVRSNTNQANELQIIVAENYKEDFLTNTWLDLCENNPVYCHVSKPYMVKVPKLPPLTRQQYNNAVQYWPCSFHEDKRITRLLNRSFFSAEEVRHIYKNMEEAISVAKSSLYKVHIGAVIVDPKSDTIIAKSCDLRQGKHPLQHAVMVEIDQVATVQGGGMWRLSDKCLSNSVQKHSCGIEKGDKTGPYLCTGYDLYVTTEPCIMCAMALVHSRISRVFYGSSHPEGALGSKYKLHVQPGINHHYEVFCGVLKDKCDKLMIDTT; from the exons ATGGAAAATGCGAGCAATTGCTGTGATAATGATATCAGTTCCAGCTGCTCAAAAAAACAGTTCACTGGAGAACCAACTTTGATAATAAAACAACCTGAAGCAGTTTTAGATGATGTTTATTATCGTTCACTTGAGTTAG ttgacatatttgtgtgtacaataaaagacaaaaagaagaccTCAGAAATAGTGAA aaacatttgtaaacatttaccTTTGGACAAGTTATCTCACCTGAAAAGAGTCAGATCAAATACAAATCAAG CCAATGAATTGCAGATAATTGTTGCTGAGAATTATAAAGAAGATTTCTTAACTAATACCTGGTTAGATTTGTGTGAAAATAATCCAGTCTATTGTCATGTTAGTAAACCATACATGGTAAAAGTACCCAAATTACCTCCCTTGACCAGACAACAGTATAACAATGCAGTACAATATTGGCCATGTAGTTTCCATGAAGATAAAAG GATAACTAGACTTTTGAACAGAAGTTTTTTCAGTGCAGAAGAAGTCAGGCATATCTATAAGAACATGGAAGAAGCCATTTCTGTTGCCAAGTCTTCATTATACAAG gtacATATAGGAGCTGTGATAGTAGATCCTAAATCTGACACAATCATAGCAAAGTCATGTGACCTACGACAAGGAAAACATCCTCTCCAACATGCTGTAATGGTGGAAATAGATCAGGTGGCCACAGTACAAGGTGGTGGAATGTGGCGATTATCAg ATAAATGTTTGAGCAATTCTGTACAAAAACATTCCTGTGGTATAGAGAAGGGAGACAAAACAGGCCCCTATTTATGTACTGGTTATGATTTGTATGTCACTACAGAACCATGCATTAT gtgTGCAATGGCTTTAGTACATTCCAGAATATCAAGGGTTTTCTATGGAAGCTCACATCCAGAGGGTGCTTTAGGATCTAAATATAAACTTCATGTACAGCCAGGTATCAATCATCACTATGAAGTATTCTGTGGTGTCCTCAAGGACAAGTGCGACAAACTGATGATTGACACAACTTGA